The Sphingopyxis fribergensis genome contains a region encoding:
- a CDS encoding YkvI family membrane protein: protein MSVGETGSGSSWFQRYLLPGFALKAVIIGGGYATGRELAEYFVPSGPWGGLSAMLLATLIWSGVAALTFALALKMGAYDYRSFFQRLLGPAWVAFEIAYLIFVVLILAVFGAAAGAIGAATFGWPELAGSVLLAVSIVAFTAFGTEIVEKLFKYATMLIYSVYALFLIFALTSFGDLIVQGFASAPRPSGNWVAGGLTYASYNIVGAVIILPVLRHLTSQRDAVIAGLIAGPLTMLPAILFFVSMMAFYPSIGAETLPSDFLLRQMAVPGFHVLFQLMIFAALLESGVGAIHAINERISGVVEARGRPPIGTAVRAGIGSVILVGCMFVAARIGLVDLIASGYRFLAWLFLAVFVLPLITIGTWRLLRPSTAPHMEALP from the coding sequence GTGAGTGTGGGCGAGACGGGCAGCGGGTCGAGCTGGTTCCAGCGCTACCTGCTGCCCGGTTTTGCGCTGAAAGCCGTCATCATCGGCGGCGGCTATGCAACAGGGCGCGAACTTGCTGAATATTTCGTGCCTTCGGGGCCGTGGGGCGGGCTGTCCGCGATGCTGCTCGCAACGCTGATCTGGAGCGGGGTGGCTGCGCTGACCTTTGCGCTCGCGCTCAAGATGGGCGCCTATGACTATCGCAGCTTTTTTCAACGCCTGCTCGGTCCGGCGTGGGTGGCTTTCGAAATCGCCTATCTGATTTTCGTGGTGCTGATCCTGGCGGTATTCGGTGCGGCAGCGGGCGCAATCGGCGCCGCGACCTTCGGCTGGCCCGAACTCGCCGGATCGGTCCTGCTGGCCGTCAGCATCGTAGCCTTCACCGCATTCGGGACCGAAATCGTCGAGAAGCTGTTCAAATATGCGACGATGCTGATCTATTCGGTCTATGCGCTTTTCCTGATTTTCGCGCTGACCAGCTTCGGCGATCTGATCGTTCAAGGCTTTGCCAGCGCGCCCCGGCCTTCGGGCAACTGGGTCGCCGGCGGGCTGACCTATGCCAGCTATAACATCGTCGGCGCGGTGATCATCCTGCCGGTGTTGCGGCATCTTACCAGCCAGCGCGATGCCGTCATTGCCGGCCTGATTGCCGGGCCGCTCACGATGCTGCCGGCGATCCTCTTCTTCGTATCGATGATGGCCTTTTACCCATCGATCGGTGCCGAGACCTTGCCCTCCGACTTCCTTCTGCGTCAGATGGCGGTGCCGGGATTTCATGTGCTGTTTCAGCTGATGATCTTTGCCGCGCTGCTCGAAAGCGGCGTCGGTGCCATCCACGCGATCAACGAAAGGATCTCGGGAGTCGTCGAAGCGCGCGGTCGTCCCCCGATTGGCACTGCGGTGCGGGCGGGAATCGGAAGCGTCATACTGGTCGGTTGCATGTTCGTTGCGGCGCGTATCGGCCTCGTCGACCTGATCGCCAGCGGATACCGCTTCCTCGCCTGGCTATTCCTCGCCGTATTCGTCTTGCCGCTCATCACCATCGGGACCTGGCGCCTGCTGCGTCCGTCCACTGCTCCCCATATGGAGGCTTTGCCATGA
- a CDS encoding serine hydrolase — MKRLLALSLMLSVAVPAWAEPPADIAESVEALRQKVGAAGVSIAIVEDGKTTLSRGWGVRKIGERAPVDEQTIFQTGSTGKAMTAAALAILVDEGKIAWDDPVIKYMPWFRMYDAWVTREITIRDLLVHRSGLGLGQGDLMFVPRTHLTRKQTAERVAFLKPKTSFRSAYAYDNILYAVAGQLIEEVTGQTWEDFIRARVLRAGGMKNATSDSEDRFRIPNRSWPHARLSGALRGLGPQAALDERDELGRNGAPAGGLALSADDMAAWLKIQLAHGALPNGKRLFSEKQAEEMWKPVTPMPISPLPDQLKPAQPTQQAYALGWNVQDYRGHRIIQHGGGVFGSITRVVMIPDKNVGFAIMMNSEDSGMLLGLTYDLLDHYLDQPDYGWTQKWEDWYQSRLAGGVEYLKQAKASPAKSGPSLDLARYAGRYRDPWYGDIVIGQAATGLTIDFTSTPRMAGRLKHWQYDSFVTDFDDPAIEPAYVTFALDAEGKITGVTMKAVSKIADFSWDYHDLDLKPVGDKK; from the coding sequence ATGAAACGCCTGCTTGCCTTGTCGCTTATGCTTTCGGTCGCCGTGCCCGCATGGGCCGAACCGCCCGCCGACATCGCCGAAAGCGTCGAGGCGCTGCGCCAGAAAGTCGGCGCGGCGGGCGTGTCGATCGCGATCGTCGAGGACGGCAAGACGACGCTGTCGCGCGGCTGGGGCGTGCGCAAGATCGGCGAACGCGCGCCCGTCGACGAACAGACGATTTTCCAGACCGGCTCGACGGGCAAGGCGATGACCGCCGCGGCGCTCGCGATCCTCGTCGACGAGGGCAAGATTGCGTGGGACGATCCGGTCATCAAATATATGCCCTGGTTCCGCATGTATGATGCATGGGTGACGCGCGAAATCACGATCCGCGACCTGCTCGTCCACCGCAGCGGGCTCGGGCTGGGGCAGGGCGACCTGATGTTCGTGCCGCGCACGCACCTGACGCGCAAGCAGACCGCCGAACGCGTCGCCTTCCTGAAACCCAAGACGAGTTTTCGTTCGGCCTATGCCTATGACAATATTCTCTATGCCGTTGCGGGACAGCTGATCGAGGAAGTCACGGGGCAGACGTGGGAAGACTTCATCCGCGCGCGCGTCCTGCGCGCTGGGGGCATGAAGAATGCGACGAGCGACAGCGAGGACCGCTTCCGCATTCCGAACCGGTCGTGGCCGCACGCGCGTCTTTCGGGCGCGCTGCGTGGCCTCGGCCCGCAGGCGGCGCTCGACGAACGCGACGAACTCGGCCGCAATGGCGCCCCCGCCGGCGGGCTCGCGCTCAGCGCCGACGACATGGCGGCGTGGCTCAAGATCCAGCTCGCGCACGGCGCGCTGCCGAATGGCAAACGCCTGTTCAGCGAAAAACAGGCGGAGGAGATGTGGAAGCCCGTCACCCCGATGCCGATCTCGCCGCTCCCCGACCAGCTCAAGCCCGCACAGCCGACGCAGCAGGCCTATGCGCTCGGATGGAATGTGCAGGACTATCGCGGCCACCGCATCATCCAGCATGGTGGCGGCGTCTTCGGCTCGATCACGCGCGTCGTGATGATCCCCGACAAAAATGTCGGCTTCGCGATCATGATGAACAGCGAGGACAGCGGCATGCTGCTCGGCCTCACCTATGATCTGCTCGACCATTATCTCGATCAGCCGGACTATGGCTGGACCCAGAAATGGGAGGATTGGTATCAGTCGCGGCTCGCGGGCGGAGTCGAATATCTGAAACAGGCAAAGGCGTCGCCGGCGAAGAGCGGTCCCTCGCTCGATCTGGCGCGCTATGCGGGCCGCTACCGCGATCCCTGGTATGGCGATATCGTGATCGGGCAGGCAGCGACCGGCCTGACGATCGATTTCACCTCGACGCCGCGGATGGCGGGGCGGCTCAAACATTGGCAGTATGACAGCTTCGTCACCGATTTCGACGATCCGGCGATCGAGCCCGCCTATGTCACCTTCGCGCTCGACGCCGAGGGCAAGATCACCGGCGTAACGATGAAGGCGGTGAGCAAGATTGCCGATTTCAGCTGGGATTATCACGATCTCGACCTGAAGCCCGTGGGGGACAAGAAGTGA
- a CDS encoding dipeptidase produces the protein MKRLAILLTATALTACSPGGDKPKTAPEAPLHSRMLVLDTHLDTPLHFERAGWSFADRHALADDMAQLDIPRMKDGNLDGGFFAIYTDQGPLTAKGYADALAFARKRSDLIDKTIAANSGTIAPALTAADAVRLNKEGKLIAFKSMENSYPLGEDLSLLKEFYDKGLRLAGPVHSKDNQFADSATGERRWKGLSPLGKQWVAEMNRLGIVIDASHSSDAAFDQILALSKYPILLSHSSLRSAYNHPRNLDEGRLRALAAKGGAMCISTIFMSEMNMSPARAELFGKYERIGQIAPAEQADLNRQWRELDKTEKLWAADFEGYMKMVLRAIEVGGVDHICFGADWDGGGGLPGFEDISALPKVTERLKAAGYSDADIEKMWSGNILRVLAAQRK, from the coding sequence GTGAAGCGTCTCGCTATCCTGCTGACCGCAACCGCGCTCACGGCCTGTTCGCCGGGCGGCGACAAGCCGAAGACGGCACCCGAAGCGCCGCTGCACAGCCGGATGCTCGTACTCGACACGCACCTCGACACGCCGCTCCATTTCGAACGCGCGGGCTGGAGCTTCGCCGATCGCCACGCGCTCGCCGACGACATGGCACAGCTCGATATTCCGCGGATGAAGGACGGCAACCTCGATGGCGGCTTCTTTGCCATCTATACCGATCAGGGGCCCCTGACCGCCAAGGGCTATGCCGATGCGCTCGCCTTTGCGCGCAAACGGTCGGACCTGATCGACAAGACCATCGCGGCGAATTCGGGCACGATCGCGCCCGCGCTGACCGCGGCGGACGCGGTGCGGCTCAACAAGGAAGGCAAGCTCATTGCCTTCAAGTCGATGGAGAACAGCTATCCGCTCGGCGAAGACCTGTCGTTGCTCAAGGAGTTTTACGACAAGGGCCTCCGCCTCGCCGGGCCGGTGCATTCGAAGGACAATCAATTCGCCGACAGCGCGACGGGAGAGCGGCGCTGGAAGGGACTGAGCCCGCTCGGCAAGCAATGGGTGGCCGAGATGAACCGCCTTGGCATCGTCATTGACGCGAGCCATTCGTCCGATGCGGCGTTCGACCAGATTCTCGCGCTGTCGAAATATCCGATCCTTCTTTCGCATTCCAGCCTGCGCTCGGCCTATAACCACCCGCGCAATCTCGACGAGGGACGGCTGAGGGCGCTTGCGGCAAAGGGCGGCGCGATGTGCATCTCGACGATCTTCATGTCGGAAATGAACATGTCGCCCGCGCGGGCCGAGCTGTTCGGCAAATATGAGCGCATCGGCCAGATCGCGCCTGCTGAGCAGGCCGACCTGAACCGCCAGTGGCGCGAGCTCGACAAGACCGAGAAACTATGGGCCGCCGATTTCGAAGGCTATATGAAGATGGTGCTGCGCGCGATCGAGGTCGGCGGCGTCGACCATATCTGCTTCGGCGCGGACTGGGACGGTGGCGGCGGCCTTCCGGGCTTTGAGGATATTTCGGCGCTGCCCAAAGTCACCGAGCGGCTGAAGGCTGCGGGCTATTCGGACGCCGATATCGAAAAGATGTGGAGCGGCAATATCCTGCGCGTGCTCGCCGCACAGAGGAAATAG
- a CDS encoding sigma-54-dependent transcriptional regulator, protein MSFFTDKQTILFVDDDAALREANVQTLDLAGLAVAAFPDAQSVLPRIDAGFTGVVVTDIRMPGMDGLELRAAIHAIDPDIPVILITGHADVAMAVRALHDGAFDFLAKPFAADHLVGIARRALAHRALVLDNRRLTAAAAAIDSPLIGESPAMVRLRETIAQLAQADIDVLIEGETGTGKELVAHMLHRQSRRSAGSLVAVNCAALPQELAEAELFGSDLIDRSSGKLGQAGRIRSAHRSTLFLDEIDTMHPSVQAKLLRVIEEREVQPIGAAAPEPVDLRVVAATKTDLMDAVRGGDFREDLYYRLHVVKLRIPPLRERRSDIPQTFAFFLDEAAAKMGMAQFQIDDGVRRHLVEHDWPGNVRELKNFAYSVVLDLPSDPGLSAMPTDAPLAERVRRFEATIIHDTMAQTRGNIAETMARLRLPRKTLYDKMQKLGIDPKSFRN, encoded by the coding sequence ATGAGCTTCTTCACCGACAAGCAGACGATTCTCTTCGTCGACGACGATGCGGCGCTTCGCGAGGCGAATGTCCAGACGCTCGATCTTGCCGGGCTGGCGGTCGCGGCCTTTCCCGACGCGCAGAGCGTCTTGCCACGAATCGATGCGGGCTTCACCGGGGTCGTCGTCACCGATATCCGCATGCCGGGGATGGACGGGCTCGAACTGCGCGCCGCGATCCACGCGATCGATCCCGATATCCCCGTCATCCTGATCACCGGCCACGCCGATGTCGCGATGGCCGTGCGCGCGCTCCACGACGGCGCGTTCGACTTTCTCGCCAAACCCTTCGCCGCCGACCATCTCGTCGGGATCGCACGCCGCGCGCTCGCGCATCGCGCGCTGGTGCTCGACAACCGGCGGCTGACCGCGGCGGCGGCGGCGATCGACAGCCCGCTGATCGGCGAAAGCCCGGCGATGGTCCGGCTGCGCGAGACGATCGCGCAGCTCGCGCAGGCCGACATCGACGTGCTGATCGAGGGCGAGACGGGGACGGGCAAGGAACTGGTCGCGCATATGCTCCACCGCCAGAGCCGGCGGAGCGCGGGGTCGCTCGTCGCGGTCAACTGCGCCGCGCTACCGCAGGAATTGGCGGAGGCCGAACTGTTCGGCAGCGACCTGATCGACCGGAGCAGCGGCAAGCTCGGCCAGGCGGGGCGCATCCGTAGCGCGCATCGCAGCACATTGTTCCTCGACGAGATCGACACGATGCACCCGTCGGTGCAGGCGAAATTGCTGCGCGTGATCGAGGAGCGCGAGGTGCAGCCAATCGGCGCGGCCGCCCCCGAGCCCGTCGACCTGCGCGTTGTCGCCGCGACGAAGACCGACCTGATGGACGCGGTGCGCGGCGGCGATTTTCGCGAGGACCTTTATTATCGGCTGCATGTCGTGAAGCTGCGTATTCCGCCCTTGCGGGAACGCCGCTCGGACATCCCGCAAACCTTCGCCTTCTTTCTCGACGAGGCGGCAGCGAAGATGGGGATGGCGCAATTCCAGATCGACGACGGCGTGCGCCGCCACCTTGTCGAGCATGACTGGCCGGGCAATGTCCGCGAGCTCAAGAATTTCGCCTATAGCGTCGTGCTCGACCTGCCTTCAGACCCCGGCCTGTCGGCGATGCCCACCGACGCGCCGCTCGCCGAACGCGTGCGGCGGTTCGAGGCGACGATCATCCACGACACGATGGCGCAGACGCGCGGCAATATCGCCGAGACGATGGCGCGGCTGCGGCTTCCCCGAAAGACGCTGTACGACAAGATGCAGAAGCTTGGGATCGACCCCAAGAGCTTCCGGAACTGA
- a CDS encoding sensor histidine kinase: protein MPLKNDSTPVGPHTNRRRLFVAVAIGLAILLVAALGLAHWAADRAGAQADVEARQNARAHASLLESELQKFRLLPRVLTEFPDVRAALADKSDAASRRLDRELEQLAARTDATVIYVIDADGTTIAASNWRAPTSFVGENYRFRPYFQGAMRDGEAELFALGTVSGRPGLYLARRVDVGGRQLGVIVLKVEFDKLEARWADSAAATLVIDAAGIIVMSSEPRWRFRSFVPISAATQQRLRATRSYGDARLDPLPVERVDGGVRVGAELYRQADERVSFPGGTLRLLQPAAPARASANATARVAFLVLLILVGAAIITLLRLVERQTLRQAAHDALEREVAARTRDLRTANDELRLASERQRETDRRYRAAREELAQASRLGSIGQITAGVAHEINQPIAAIRTFAENSLRYLERAEPDKARGNLDTIVALTARVGAITNELRNFARRKPTPLGPVAVQSAVDGTLLLIGDRLRAQGITLDVDIENPATSVHADRVRLEQVLVNLLQNAADAVHGEKEPRIALHAHGSDPVHIDVCDNGPGVPATLLPQLFTPFVTGRPDGLGLGLAIASDIMAEFGGALTLIPSPFGGAGFRLTLRLA, encoded by the coding sequence TTGGGCCTCGCGCATTGGGCAGCGGATCGCGCCGGCGCACAGGCCGATGTCGAGGCGCGGCAGAATGCGCGCGCACACGCAAGCCTGCTCGAGAGCGAGCTGCAGAAATTCCGCCTGCTGCCACGCGTGCTCACCGAATTTCCCGACGTCCGCGCGGCGCTCGCCGACAAGAGCGACGCCGCTTCACGCCGGCTCGATCGCGAGTTGGAACAGCTGGCGGCGCGCACCGACGCGACGGTGATCTACGTAATCGACGCCGACGGCACGACGATCGCGGCGAGCAACTGGCGCGCGCCGACGAGTTTTGTCGGCGAGAATTACCGTTTTCGTCCCTATTTTCAGGGCGCGATGCGCGATGGTGAGGCCGAGCTGTTCGCACTGGGCACCGTGAGCGGGCGTCCCGGCCTTTATCTTGCGCGCCGCGTCGATGTCGGCGGGCGCCAGCTGGGCGTGATCGTGCTCAAGGTCGAATTCGACAAACTCGAAGCGCGATGGGCCGATTCCGCCGCAGCGACGCTCGTCATCGATGCGGCGGGGATCATCGTCATGAGCAGCGAGCCGCGTTGGCGCTTCCGGTCCTTTGTCCCGATTTCGGCCGCGACGCAGCAGCGGCTTCGCGCGACGCGAAGTTATGGCGACGCGCGCCTCGATCCGCTGCCGGTCGAGCGCGTCGACGGCGGCGTTCGTGTCGGGGCGGAGTTGTATCGCCAGGCCGACGAGCGCGTTTCCTTTCCCGGCGGCACACTCCGCCTGCTTCAGCCCGCCGCGCCCGCACGCGCCAGCGCCAATGCCACCGCGCGCGTGGCCTTCCTCGTCCTGCTGATCCTTGTCGGCGCGGCGATCATCACCTTGCTCCGCCTCGTCGAGCGACAGACGCTGCGCCAGGCCGCGCATGATGCACTCGAACGCGAGGTCGCCGCACGCACGCGCGACCTGCGCACGGCGAACGACGAACTGCGGCTGGCGTCCGAACGGCAGCGCGAAACCGACCGCCGCTATCGCGCCGCGCGCGAGGAACTGGCGCAGGCGAGCCGGCTCGGGTCGATCGGTCAGATCACCGCGGGCGTCGCGCACGAAATCAATCAGCCGATCGCCGCGATCCGGACCTTTGCCGAAAACAGCCTGCGCTATCTCGAGCGCGCAGAGCCCGACAAGGCGCGCGGCAATCTGGATACGATCGTCGCGCTGACCGCACGCGTCGGCGCGATCACCAATGAGCTGCGCAATTTTGCGCGCCGCAAGCCCACGCCGCTTGGCCCCGTCGCAGTGCAATCGGCGGTCGACGGGACGCTGCTCCTGATCGGCGACCGGCTGCGCGCGCAAGGAATCACGCTCGACGTCGACATCGAAAATCCCGCGACATCGGTACACGCCGACCGCGTCCGGCTCGAACAGGTGCTCGTCAATCTGCTGCAAAATGCCGCCGATGCGGTGCACGGAGAAAAAGAGCCCCGCATTGCGCTCCACGCGCACGGCAGCGACCCGGTCCATATCGACGTCTGCGATAACGGCCCCGGCGTTCCGGCCACACTGTTGCCGCAGCTCTTCACCCCCTTCGTCACGGGGCGGCCCGACGGGCTCGGGCTTGGACTGGCGATCGCGAGCGATATCATGGCCGAATTCGGCGGCGCGCTGACGCTGATCCCCTCCCCGTTCGGCGGCGCGGGCTTCCGCCTGACGTTGAGGCTGGCATGA